Below is a window of Accipiter gentilis chromosome 20, bAccGen1.1, whole genome shotgun sequence DNA.
GCATTTCTATTCTATCTGAATGTCACtaacaaaatttaatttctcagaAAGCTTATAGCgtagtacatatatatatttaagcaaAGCAAGCTATATCTGACAGCACAGTAGGGTGGAATATGAAGTTTGTGCATCAGTCTCTCTCCTAGATTAGGTGACCTTAGATGAATTATATTGTCTATCCATGCTTCCATTACTAAAACAAGGGTAAAGATACAAACCTTTGAAGACCTACTGACAGTAAGTACTGTgcaacaaatacatattttactgcacttatttatttttagaaaataaaaatagtcagCCAGCCTCTGCTTTTACTTACAGCTGTGCAAACCTAGAGCAAGTCTACTAAAATTTGCACTTTGAATTTCCAGCTTTGCAAGTATATCAAAGACAGatcatattttcttgttttcttcaaagGTACTACAAAGTACCAAGGAACTCTAGCTTTCACTGACTGAAAATAAGTACAGGCAATTGTTGTTTGACTGCTTTGAAAAGGTAAACAGAAATCACATACAGATTTAAGACCTCTGAGGAACTTTATTGCCAGAAAGGCAATGGAAtacaaatgcagaaagaaatagaTTTATGAATACAGAGTTTCTAACATGCATGAGAGGTGAACATAACAATAGGCATGTTACCACAGAATGACTTCAAAACTACTTGTTTATATTTCACTGCCTAAAAACTACTATTAAAGTGCATTGCGCTGTGTTCGTATGGTATTCCATTATTACTTTTTCATCGTACTTCTGCTGTTTCCTCTAGACAATACAGGTTTCACAATGGGCTCCATTGGTGCAGCAAGCACGGAATTTTGTTTTGATGTATTCAAGGAGCTGAAAGTCCAGCATGTCAACGAGAACATCTTCTACTCCCCCCTGACCATCATTTCAGCTCTGTCCATGGTCTACTTGGGTGCAAGAGAAAACACCAGGACTCAGATAGATAAGGTGAGGCTACAGTTAAGGATTTAAACCTTCCTGCTGCTTAATAGAGCCATAGTACTTAATTATACGATAATGTCCCTTGCATAGCTCAGAGGCTAAAAAATCTAGATTCAGAGTTAACAAAAGCTGCGGCCACCTCAAACTCCCATAGTGTTAAACAAATGCATCAGCTAGAAATCTTGAAACtggttttaaattttaatgttatCATTGTTAGCAGTAGGATTCTCAAAGAGAACACCACATTCAAGTGGTCCTTTGTTTAGAGTAAAGAAAGTAGATAAAACCTCCAGGGAGAGAGCGAAAACTTGTCTCCAGACTGCAAAATGTTTCACATGAGTTTCCTCCAGCTCTCATTTCCTTCATAGAGAGTGGCTAGCTTGTTACCTGGAAGAAAGTTATTATTAATAGCACACTGGATCTGATTTCTAGATGTTCAATAGAAAAAGAGAGCAtctaaaatggcaacagtaggcACAGCTGTTTGCAGATGGTACAGATGGATTGCACCTTTTGAGTCATTCGGCTTCTAAGTTAGCCAATAGGTTTACTTCAAATATCATGTGTTAATCTCAAGTGCATAACCTGGTTTTGTCATACCTGTTATTTCAACTACTGCTATTTTCAATTACAGGTCCTTCACTTTGATAAAATGACAGGATTTGGAGACACTGTTGAATCTCAggtacagaaataatttcatgtcCTTCTCTATGTCACTTTCTCCTGGGAGCAAAATCTAGCAGACAAAGCAGTCTCTGAGCAGTTCTGACCCCTCTCTGATGAGCAGCTCGTGCTCTGCATCCAGCAGTTGGGGAAATATTTCGTTCataagaacagagagaaaagggaGGTAACAGAGGATTCAGAACAAGCATAAGATGAAACCCAGCACAATAATATTTGGCAAATAGGGAAAATTATGGATATTAGTATGCTTAGGCAAGGTAGCTGGATGTTACTGGTTAAATGGGACTGGTTGGGAATGGCGGAAAGCCTACCTGATCTGCTGGAGGTAGATTACTGTAGAGGGTAATTAAAAGTCCCCCTGGGAGAGGTATGAAGAAATTACAGtagaaaaacagcacagaaatgtaTCTTTTAGAAAACTACTACATCAGTGTAGTTACAGAAACAAGACATACAGGATGAACAAGTTTTGTAAGCAGAAGTGTCTGAACTACTCTACTCTTTTCATATAGTATGAAAAACCCACTAAGTACTAAAACTAGAATAACATCATCTatctttttatttgtattcatgCCAAAAATTCAGTGCGGCACATCTGTAAACATCCATACTTCACTTAAAGACATCTTCACCCAAATCACCAAACCAAGTGACAATTATTCAATCAGCCTTGCCAGTAGACTTTATGCTGAAGAGACATACCCAATCCTACCGGTAAGTTGCTCTAAGATCTGATCTGAGTGTATTTCCTTGTCCAAGCTGTACCATTCTGTAATGCAAAAGCACTGTCAGAAGTCCAGGTTCTGCTTAAGAAATTTTATTCCATATAGAAAACAGGATTCATGACTTCTTTCTTTCACAGCCCTAACCCTCTACAGTCTTGAGAAAAAATGTGCCTAGCCAAAAAGATTTTTGTGCAAAGTACAGTCATGATCCAATCATGTCAAGGTATAATTAATAAAGGTAACTTTCATTGGAAATAGTTAACTCCAACTGTTTTCTCAACTtgtaaaataaacctgaaaaataaCTTCAGGTTCTCAAAAATATTCTAAGCTTTCCCATTGAaaggaatatttaattttaaattaaaggaaaataccattgtaaaataaaaagttaaaaagtgggcaacatgaaaaaaaccccatacttcaACTGAAATGAATGCCATTTTTGGATGAAACTTggttctggaaaatattttaaaaagtgtgaGCATATACTCTTGTTTGAAGCAATGAATGCCAAATTTTAAGATGCTTATGAACTAAAATCATTGGTTACTGATGAGCCTTAATAAGCAGATTATTCATATCTGTTAATTTCAGTCTTGCATTTCATATTTGCAAAATTCTTTGACATTCTGATCTGAAAACTGCATGCTCTTCCTTTGCAGGAATACTTACAATGTGTGAAGGAACTGTATAAAGGAGGCTTAGCAACTATCAGCTTTCAAACAGCTGCAGAACAAGCCAGAGAGCTCATAAATTCCTGGGTTGAAAGTCAGACAAATGGTAAGAGCAAGCCAAGTATCGGCATAGGTATTTTCCCTTCTGCCACCATGTTTGAACAGCATATGAGAATGCTTAagtcaggaaacaaaaaacccaaagcctctCCCTCTATTCCTTCTCCTGGATAGTAGATCAGTTCCCAGATGTGGAACTAtcatttaatgatatttttttttcttcagacacATCCTTTTAGAGGACTTTCTAACATCTGTAGGGGCTTTGTTGGTATGAAATAGTTCCTGTCCTGATGAAAGGGACAGCACTAGAATATGTTTTATACACATTGACAAGTGGTTTGACACTACTGTTGAGAATCTGGATATCCTTTGATCAGTGTCTTTGCCCTCAAGCTTCCCAGAGTTGTGTGCCTTTTGAGTAGGGCATGCAGTCATAAGGTACTTGAGAAATCTTAACAGGTATAGGGCAATGGGAAACCACAGAGTTAAGGAATGGTAGGAAGGTGTATGAAATGCATAGAAAGAGGTATACCACAAGTGGTATTTTTTACCCTACTGCATCTCCATGTGGTCCCTCCATTCTTTCAGTCTCTTCCTGGCCCCCTCAAAACATTCCTTTCCCTCATGCTTGAAACACATGGCCTGAACAGCAAACACAGATAAAAGATGCtgaattttaactgaaataaaaatattcacaatCGCACAACCTCTGGCGCAGTGTCATGTTTGAAGGAGAAAACCAGGCCATGATTAAGCTACTGGTGGGAAAGGACTAAAGGAGGAGCTTGCTATGTGCATAAGGACTGCAGAATAAACAAGAACAAAGTATAAGAAGAAAGAGTAAAATTCTGGTTCCCTGTCCTGCTACCTTCTTTATATAGACACCTCCTTTCAACTTTGGTTTGAAGCAAGAATTCTTTATGTTTACTGTTTGGGTTGGAGACCATCCTGGGTTCCAATGGTCCTTCCCATTTTCACAAAATATACAGGTTTACTCATTTTGTAACAAACCTCTGGGTCTTTTATCTCTCATTATAATTCTTTACAGAGAGGGATACAACAGCTATTGCCAACAGCAGTGAGCAAATCAACCTCGGAAGTACAAGATTACAGCTGCAAAACTAAAACAATGTCCCTGCCCTACTCCCTCCTCCTCAGAAATTCTATACCCTTCATTTAAGATTGTGATTGTCAAGTAAGATGTGTTATACACAGATGTGTTATATGCATGTGTTCTCTTTTCCTATGCATTCTTAAAGGAATGATCAAAAATATCCTTCAACCGAGCTCTGTGGATCCCCAGACCAAAATGGTCCTTGTCAATGCCATTTACTTCAAAGGAGTGTGGGAAAAAGCATTTAAGGATGAAGACACCCAGGAGGTGCCTTTCAGAGTGACTGAGGTACATGGGCATACATCACCTTAAAGGTGTCATCTTCTAGAATTTATGAAGAGAGCAGAGAAGTAGTTATATTATCTTCCTGAACAGGAACAATCAGTAGTTTTAACCATAAGTAGACATTTCTACACTCTACGAATAATCATTATGAAAACTATATTATCTTATTTGGTTTTGCAGCAAGAAAGCAAACCTGTGCAGATGATGTATCAGATTGGTTCATTTAAAGTGGCAGTGATGGCTTCTGAAAAAATGAAGATCCTGGAGCTTCCATATGCCAGCGGGCAGCTGAGCATGTTGGTGCTGTTGCCTGATGATGTCTCTGGCCTGGAGCAGGTATGGCCCTGGCAGCTGGGTTTCAGAAAACCATAAACACAGTGAAATTTAGGTGCTGCAAAACCCTTCACAATTAAGTTATCCTAAAACACTTAATAAGCACAGATCTGAACACCGGCAACATGGGATTGTTGCATAGAAGCACACAGCTGTCTCAGTGGTCCTGCAATGGTTTGTGCTGAGCATGGATTGCTTAAGGAACTGCTTTAGTGGATTAAATTTTGGTCATTGCAGAACAGATTCTTCTCAGCTAAGCAGCTGCTACTCCACCAGCTTGAACTCCAAGGGATTTATATCTCTATTCCTGCACACTGTGGAGCTTCCTGGGAAGTTCATGTTGGCTTTACTAGTTGTCATTATTGTTTGGTTTGGCACTGCTCAGCACACTTCCTTCATACCTTCAAAAATTAAACTACctaaaaactgaatatgaggggtACGGGAATGGTTAAAGCAATTTCAGGAACTAAAATGTACATGACATACTATTGTTGATATGAACAGAAAACAGGCATGGGATATTGTCATTAGCAGGACTGTAGTTAGCCTGAATAGGAAAAGTTATGTAATAAATGAATGCTCATCGAGATGTTTGTACACTAACTCAAAGAATCTGAATTATAAAAATGAACAGGCATTTGAACACAGCTAAATTTCCTCAGTAATAACTGATAGTTCAGGTATTAGTAATTGGTTACCATTAATACCTGGTTACTTGGAGGTCTTAAATGTAGATAGAGCTTACAACTCAAAAGCACAGAATGATTTTTGGAATATATttcccaagaaaagaaaatgaataggGAAGAGCTTTAGGTGAAATTTGCTGAGTAGCCAtctcattaagaaaattaattatcaGTAAGCCTATTAAAGAAATAGAaagcaggacagagcagagaagaaagagtCATAGTTTGATTTCCTCTCCTAGATACATTAATCTGTATATACATAGAAAAAATGCCAGGCCAAGAGcagtcaaagagaaaaaaacccaccactgatTCTGCATTGCCATAAGGGAAATTGTGCTGTCATCCCAGAGATCTCATTTGCTTGTCTTCTTGCAGCTTGAGAGTGCAATCACCTCTGAAAAACTCATGGAGTGGATCAGTTCTACTACGATGGAAGAGAGGAAAGTGAAAGTGTATCTCCCCCACATGAAGATTGAGGAAAAATATAACCTCACATCTGTCTTAATGGCCTTGGGTGTGACTGACCTGTTCAGTTCATCAGCTGATCTCTCTGGCATTTCTTCAGCAGAGAGCCTGAAGATATCTAAAGCTGTCCATGAGGCATTTGTGGAAATCTATGAAGCAGGCAGTGAGGTGGTAGGCTCAACAGAAGGTGGGATGGAGGTTACAAGTGTCTCTGAAGAGTTTAGGGCTGACCATCCTTTCCTCTTCTTGATCAAGCACAACCCAACCAGCAGCATCTTCTTCTTTGGCAGATGCTTTTccccttaaaaagaagaaagttgaAAGAATTTCTGTCCCTCACAGCAAGATCCAAAGCACTGCAGTATCAAGGGTATAAAGAAACACATACTCTCTCTGTCATCCATATTTTCTAAAACCAGAAGgctctatttaaaaagaaaaaagttaagtcAGAGAAATTATGCCATGAAAACAGAGGCCCtttgcctttcccttctccagagTAATATTATATACTCATGGATGAAGAGTTAAGGGAATGAAAATTGGACCCAAAGAAAGCATGAGCATAAACAGAGATGTTCCTGGTGCAAGTTAATTATAACAGTGTCGAATCATCACACTGAAAAAACACAACCCCATTTACCAGCAGAAGTTTTATGGAAAAAACCGCAGCCTTCTAATTAAGTCAGGTTTCTCTATGCCCAAGCTTCATGGTGACCCCACTGGAATTAGTCACTCAAAAGCTCCCAGATTAAACTATAAGCTGTCACCAACCATTCTGACTCTGACAAGacaattgctttttctttttgctcccgATACTGCAAGGCTCTTCCTCACTTTCTAAAGATGCATTATAGAAATCTTACAATTCATATTTCTCCTTAAATCTTTTTGGCTCTATCATCATGACCAAATATGGCGTGTTACTATTCAAATTGTTTTCTGTGTATCCATATGTAACGGATCTTGCAGATGTACTCTTTTGCTCCTTTAACCataataaaaacatgtttaagCAAATGCATTTCATTTGGAGTGCTTCAAGTGTACCTGGGACAgagtaatcctggttatacatacaaactaggggacaagaggctggagagcagccccacagaaagagatctgggtgTCTGGCATGGTGGCAAGTCgaatatgagtcaacagcgtgccctggcagccaaaagggccaaccctgccctggggtgcatcaagcacagcataacCAGCCAGGCAAGGGAGgggattgtcccactctacactgcactgctGTGGACCCCCTCCAGCACTGTGTGCGGTTTGGGGTGCCTCAATATAAAAAGGACATCAAACtatggagtgtgtccagaggagagcGACCAAGAGggtgaaaggcctcgagggcaagacttacgaggaatggctgaggtcacttggtttgctcagcttggagaagagaaggctgaggggtgacctcatcacagccTACAAcgtcctcaaggggggcagcggacggggaggtgctgatctcctctctctggtgaccagcgacaggacacgaggaaatggaatgaaactgcgtcaggggaagttcaggtcAGACATTAGGAAgaggttcttcactgaaagggtggtcagtcactggaagaGGCTCCCCAGGCTCCCCAAGtagtcatggcaccaagcctgtcagagttcaaggattGTCTGGACGATGCTAAtaatggtttagttttaggtagtcctgtgaggagcagggagttggactcgatgatccttatgggttcttttcaacttgagatattctatgattcttttatCGGAGTTAGTTAACTACTTACAGAGAAACGAGGAACAGAAGTCTGTCCTAACTTTGGGCTAAGATACAATATTGAGACCAATTTTCTGTCAGGAAGGGACCAGCATGAGCCATAATCCCTCATGTATGCAACTCAAACTAGC
It encodes the following:
- the LOC126048626 gene encoding ovalbumin-like; translated protein: MGSIGAASTEFCFDVFKELKVQHVNENIFYSPLTIISALSMVYLGARENTRTQIDKVLHFDKMTGFGDTVESQCGTSVNIHTSLKDIFTQITKPSDNYSISLASRLYAEETYPILPEYLQCVKELYKGGLATISFQTAAEQARELINSWVESQTNGMIKNILQPSSVDPQTKMVLVNAIYFKGVWEKAFKDEDTQEVPFRVTEQESKPVQMMYQIGSFKVAVMASEKMKILELPYASGQLSMLVLLPDDVSGLEQLESAITSEKLMEWISSTTMEERKVKVYLPHMKIEEKYNLTSVLMALGVTDLFSSSADLSGISSAESLKISKAVHEAFVEIYEAGSEVVGSTEGGMEVTSVSEEFRADHPFLFLIKHNPTSSIFFFGRCFSP